From the genome of Poecile atricapillus isolate bPoeAtr1 chromosome 23, bPoeAtr1.hap1, whole genome shotgun sequence, one region includes:
- the MICAL1 gene encoding F-actin-monooxygenase MICAL1 isoform X1: MSVPANELGNPAHAIFERFLRAGECREVLACFVELCQQLGLQGSGLQLYHGLKAALNYWNAKALWSKLDKKAGHKDYDQGTACAGTKCLVVGAGPCGLREAIELALLGARVVLLEKRDSFSRNNVLHLWPFTIHDLRALGAKKFYGRFCTGTLDHISIRQLQLILLKVALLLGVEVHTNVRFEGLAPPTGKAGGWQAVLQPSSSPLTHYEFDVLISAGGGKFVPEGFKRKETRGKLAIGITTNFINRHSRAEVEVAEISGVARIYNQKFFQNLYNKTGIDLENIVYYKDDTHYFVMTAKKQSLLKKGVILQDKADIESLLSPENVNRDALLSYAKEAANFSTNYCLPELEFALNHRDLPDVDMFDFTCMTRSENAALVREHNGSRLLIGLVGDCLVEPFWPLGTGVARGFLAAFDAAWMVRRWAAGTPPLEVLAERESIYQHLSQTSPDNTNKNISQYSIDPTTRYSNINLQAIKASQVKDLYLVGMAEVDHKSKSDNRLSIAAPGAVCEELLSWCQASTAGYPGVAVTNFSTSWSSGLALCALIHRFRPDLVDFDSVDPQDAVQTHQAMLDIAEQELGIQPVLSSAEMATMTGPDHLDLITYLSHFYQVFRSSPEVEVSKKSLSPHHTRGAILFLSKLQKSRNLAHKRAQNSAQKDTEAKRSRRDAEQDTGLDGDTPDTAHKVPQTSVMDPGQVGPRVTLGWGSSSGQLGTGGAPRAGRAKPRAGTRAAQANAHRFPAPPCLFPDPTGFLEPRLAAPSPTSSTQTQRCERGKALPRAPMAAGTATGQGRCQAPGATPACPLPLQPPRERTGENSDACYICGRRVYILERASAEGRFFHRGCFQCQRCGATLRLGDYAFNEEDGHFYCSLHYPNPPSTDLPQDEASALLDGDVDAAAHPPSDAGCSCVSPMEWAPSPLQPTPAAAQAGEEPGEIEDTADVGDMEEQELLAQPGGDVREEEVPRVEPQETAEEGEESGGRRKIILTPLEKLSLSTLNLTGEAEPEPPLKPDCLHLQAAPEALPALWQGQGAWKEEEEKIDMEKDLEESDSEEEEKEEEEGTGLGIMKELYPDPREEEKYPTWKRTLARRARESQMKRFCRAQAIQRRLEEIEVTFRELEQQGIKLEKLLRDENESLADQQTQWTNQLLYLVQKKNNLMTEESDLMIAVQELKLEEQQCQLDEKLRSYMNKEDTLKTAEDEKAEQEILKQLVEVVNKRNVLIQLQEEKRLSELRA, from the exons ATGAGTGTGCCGGCCAACGAGCTGGGCAACCCGGCCCATGCCATCTTTGAGAGGTTCCTGCGTGCCGGGGAGTGCCGAGAGGTGCTGGCCTGCTTTGTGGAGCTATgtcagcagctggggctgcagggcagcgGGCTACAGCTATACCACGGCCTCAAGGCTGCCCTCAACTACTGGAATGCCAAGGCCCTGTGGAGCAAGCTGGATAAGAAAGCTGGGCACAAGGACTATGACCAAGGCACAGCCTGCGCTGGCACCAAG TGCCTGGTGGTGGGCGCTGGCCCCTGCGGGCTTCGGGAGGCCATTGAGCTGGCGCTGCTGGGTGCCCGCgtggtgctgctggagaaaCGCGACTCCTTCTCCCGCAACAATGTCCTGCACCTCTGGCCCTTCACCATCCATGACCTGCGGGCGCTGGGCGCCAAGAAGTTCTACGGACGCTTCTGCACTGGCACACTGGACCATATCA gTATCCGGCAGCTCCAGCTGATCCTGCTGAAGGTGGCTTTGCTCCTGGGGGTGGAGGTACACACGAATGTGAGGTTCGAGGGCCTTGCTCCCCCCACGGGCAAGGCAG gtggctggcaggctgtgctgcagcccagtTCCTCTCCCCTCACCCACTATGAATTCGACGTCCTCATCTCAGCTGGCGGTGGCAAATTTGTCCCTGAAG GGTTCAAGCGGAAGGAGACGCGTGGGAAATTGGCCATTGGCATCACCACCAACTTCATCAACCGCCACAGCCGGGCTGAGGTGGAGGTGGCTGAGATCAGTGGCGTGGCCCGAATCTACAACCAGAAGTTCTTCCAGAACCTGTACAACAAAACGG GCATTGACCTGGAAAACATAGTGTACTACAAGGATGACACTCACTATTTCGTCATGACGGCCAAGAAGCAGAGCCTGCTCAAGAAAGGGGTCATCCTTCAG GACAAAGCAGACATTGAGAGCCTCCTGTCCCCAGAGAATGTGAACCGGGACGCCCTCCTTAGCTATGCCAAAGAAGCTGCCAACTTCTCCACCAACTACTGCCTGCCTGAGCTGGAGTTTGCCCTCAACCATCGGGACCTGCCGGATGTCGACATGTTCGACTTCACCTGCATGACACGTTCAGAGAATGCAGCACTGGTGCGGGAGCACAACGGGAGCCGTCTGCTCATAGGGCTGGTGGGCGACTGCTTGGTGGAG CCCTTCTGGCCGCTGGGCACCGGGGTGGCCAGGGGCTTCCTTGCTGCCTTCGATGCAGCATGGATGGTGCGGCGGTGGGCAGCTGGGACACCCCCGCTGGAGGTGCTGGCTGAAAG AGAGAGCATCTACCAGCACCTTTCGCAGACATCCCCAGACAACACCAACAAGAACATCAGTCAGTACAGCATCGACCCGACCACGCGCTACTCCAACATCAACCTGCAGGCCATCAAAGCCAGCCAG GTCAAGGACCTTTACCTCGTGGGCATGGCGGAGGTGGACCACAAGAGCAAGAGTGACAACCGGCTCAGCATCG cagcccctggagctgtctgtgaagagctgctgagctggtgCCAGGCCAGCACTGCTGGATACCCTGGTGTGGCTGTGACCAACTTCAGCACCTCCTGGAGCAGTGGCTTGGCCCTCTGCGCCCTCATCCACCGCTTCCGTCCAGACCTGGT GGACTTTGACTCTGTGGATCCTCAGGATGCCGTTCAGACCCACCAGGCTATGCTGGACatagcagagcaggagctgggcatcCAGCCTGTCCTCTCCAGTGCTGAGATGGCCACCATGACAGGGCCTGACCATCTGGACCTCATTACCTACCTCAGCCACTTCTATCAAGTTTTCAGGAGCTCTCCAg AGGTGGAGGTCAGCAAGAAGTCACTGTCTCCCCATCACACTCGAGGGGccatcctcttcctcagcaAGCTGCAGAAGAGCCGGAACCTGGCACACAAACGTGCCCAG AACAGTGCCCAGAAGGACACTGAGGCCAAGAGGAGCCGCAGGGATGCTGAG CAGGACACGGGGCTGGATGGAGACACTCCGGACACTGCCCACAAGGTGCCACAAACCAGCGTGATGGACCCAGGGCAGGTTGGTCCTCGTGTCACCTTGGGATGGGGGtccagctcagggcagctggGCACTGGGGGAGCAccaagggctggcagagccAAGCCAAGGGCTGGGACCAGGGCTGCACAAGCGAACGCCCACAggttcccagctcctccctgcctgtTTCCTGACCCAACTGGTTTTCTGGAGCCAAGACTTGCCGCTCCCTCACCCACCTCAAGCACCCAGACGCAGCGCTGCGAGAGGGGCAAAGCCCTGCCCCGTGCCCCCATGGCTGCCGGCACAgccacagggcagggcaggtgcCAGGCCCCCGGTGCCACCCCAGCCTGTCCTCTCCCCCTGCAGCCTCCGAGGGAGAGGACAGGGGAGAACAGTGATGCCTGCTACATCTGTGGCCGCCGTGTCTACATCCTGGAGCGAGCCAGCGCCGAGGGACGCTTCTTCCACCGCGGCTGCTTCCAGTGCCAGCGCTGCGGGGCCACGCTGCGCCTGGGCGACTACGCCTTCAACGAGGAGGATG GTCATTTTTACTGCTCGCTGCACTACCCCAATCCACCCAGCACGGACCTGCCCCAGGATGAGGCTTCAGCACTGCTTGATGGG GATGTTGATGCTGCTGCCCACCCACCCTCAGATGCTGGATGCTCATGTGTGTCCCCCATGGAGTGGGCACCCAGTCCACTTCAGCCCACTCCAGCAGCCGCACAGGCAGGGGAAGAGCCTGGGGAAATTGAGGACACTGCAGATGTTGGTGAcatggaggagcaggagctgctggcacagcctggggggGATGTGAGGGAAGAGGAGGTTCCCAGAGTGGAGCCCCAAGAGACAGcagaggagggtgaggagagtgggggcaggaggaagatCATCCTTACACCACTGGAGAAGCTCAGTCTATCCACGCTGAACCTCACTGGTGAAGCAGAGCCCGAGCCTCCACTGAAGCCAGATTGTCTGCATCTCCAAGCAGCACCTGAggccctccctgccctgtggcaAGGACAAGGTGcctggaaggaggaggaggagaaaattgACATGGAGAAAG ATTTGGAAGAGAGTGacagtgaggaggaggagaaagaggaggaggaaggcacaGGTCTTGGCATCATGAAAGAGCTG TACCCAGACCCCAGAGAAGAGGAGAAATACCCCACCTGGAAGCGCACATTGGCCCGCCGGGCCAGGGAATCCCAGATGAAGAGGTTCTGCAGAGCCCAG GCCATCCAGAGGCGGCTGGAGGAGATTGAAGTGACTTTCCGGGAACTGGAGCAGCAGGGCATCAAGTTGGAGAAGTTACTCCGGGATGAGAATG AGAGCCTGGCTGaccagcagacacagtggacAAACCAGCTGCTGTACCTGGTCCAGAAGAAGAACAACTTGATGACCGAGGAGTCAGACCTCATGATTGC gGTGCAGGAACTgaagctggaggagcagcagtgccagcttgATGAGAAGCTCCGGAGTTACATGAACAAGGAGG ATACCCTGAAGACAGCTGAGGATGAGAAAGCTGAGCAGGAGATCCTGAAGCAGCTGGTGGAGGTGGTGAATAAGCGGAACGTCCTCATCCAGTTGCAGGAGGAGAAGCGGCTCAGCGAGCTGCGGGCTTGA
- the MICAL1 gene encoding F-actin-monooxygenase MICAL1 isoform X2, protein MSVPANELGNPAHAIFERFLRAGECREVLACFVELCQQLGLQGSGLQLYHGLKAALNYWNAKALWSKLDKKAGHKDYDQGTACAGTKCLVVGAGPCGLREAIELALLGARVVLLEKRDSFSRNNVLHLWPFTIHDLRALGAKKFYGRFCTGTLDHISIRQLQLILLKVALLLGVEVHTNVRFEGLAPPTGKAGGWQAVLQPSSSPLTHYEFDVLISAGGGKFVPEGFKRKETRGKLAIGITTNFINRHSRAEVEVAEISGVARIYNQKFFQNLYNKTGIDLENIVYYKDDTHYFVMTAKKQSLLKKGVILQDKADIESLLSPENVNRDALLSYAKEAANFSTNYCLPELEFALNHRDLPDVDMFDFTCMTRSENAALVREHNGSRLLIGLVGDCLVEPFWPLGTGVARGFLAAFDAAWMVRRWAAGTPPLEVLAERESIYQHLSQTSPDNTNKNISQYSIDPTTRYSNINLQAIKASQVKDLYLVGMAEVDHKSKSDNRLSIAPGAVCEELLSWCQASTAGYPGVAVTNFSTSWSSGLALCALIHRFRPDLVDFDSVDPQDAVQTHQAMLDIAEQELGIQPVLSSAEMATMTGPDHLDLITYLSHFYQVFRSSPEVEVSKKSLSPHHTRGAILFLSKLQKSRNLAHKRAQNSAQKDTEAKRSRRDAEQDTGLDGDTPDTAHKVPQTSVMDPGQVGPRVTLGWGSSSGQLGTGGAPRAGRAKPRAGTRAAQANAHRFPAPPCLFPDPTGFLEPRLAAPSPTSSTQTQRCERGKALPRAPMAAGTATGQGRCQAPGATPACPLPLQPPRERTGENSDACYICGRRVYILERASAEGRFFHRGCFQCQRCGATLRLGDYAFNEEDGHFYCSLHYPNPPSTDLPQDEASALLDGDVDAAAHPPSDAGCSCVSPMEWAPSPLQPTPAAAQAGEEPGEIEDTADVGDMEEQELLAQPGGDVREEEVPRVEPQETAEEGEESGGRRKIILTPLEKLSLSTLNLTGEAEPEPPLKPDCLHLQAAPEALPALWQGQGAWKEEEEKIDMEKDLEESDSEEEEKEEEEGTGLGIMKELYPDPREEEKYPTWKRTLARRARESQMKRFCRAQAIQRRLEEIEVTFRELEQQGIKLEKLLRDENESLADQQTQWTNQLLYLVQKKNNLMTEESDLMIAVQELKLEEQQCQLDEKLRSYMNKEDTLKTAEDEKAEQEILKQLVEVVNKRNVLIQLQEEKRLSELRA, encoded by the exons ATGAGTGTGCCGGCCAACGAGCTGGGCAACCCGGCCCATGCCATCTTTGAGAGGTTCCTGCGTGCCGGGGAGTGCCGAGAGGTGCTGGCCTGCTTTGTGGAGCTATgtcagcagctggggctgcagggcagcgGGCTACAGCTATACCACGGCCTCAAGGCTGCCCTCAACTACTGGAATGCCAAGGCCCTGTGGAGCAAGCTGGATAAGAAAGCTGGGCACAAGGACTATGACCAAGGCACAGCCTGCGCTGGCACCAAG TGCCTGGTGGTGGGCGCTGGCCCCTGCGGGCTTCGGGAGGCCATTGAGCTGGCGCTGCTGGGTGCCCGCgtggtgctgctggagaaaCGCGACTCCTTCTCCCGCAACAATGTCCTGCACCTCTGGCCCTTCACCATCCATGACCTGCGGGCGCTGGGCGCCAAGAAGTTCTACGGACGCTTCTGCACTGGCACACTGGACCATATCA gTATCCGGCAGCTCCAGCTGATCCTGCTGAAGGTGGCTTTGCTCCTGGGGGTGGAGGTACACACGAATGTGAGGTTCGAGGGCCTTGCTCCCCCCACGGGCAAGGCAG gtggctggcaggctgtgctgcagcccagtTCCTCTCCCCTCACCCACTATGAATTCGACGTCCTCATCTCAGCTGGCGGTGGCAAATTTGTCCCTGAAG GGTTCAAGCGGAAGGAGACGCGTGGGAAATTGGCCATTGGCATCACCACCAACTTCATCAACCGCCACAGCCGGGCTGAGGTGGAGGTGGCTGAGATCAGTGGCGTGGCCCGAATCTACAACCAGAAGTTCTTCCAGAACCTGTACAACAAAACGG GCATTGACCTGGAAAACATAGTGTACTACAAGGATGACACTCACTATTTCGTCATGACGGCCAAGAAGCAGAGCCTGCTCAAGAAAGGGGTCATCCTTCAG GACAAAGCAGACATTGAGAGCCTCCTGTCCCCAGAGAATGTGAACCGGGACGCCCTCCTTAGCTATGCCAAAGAAGCTGCCAACTTCTCCACCAACTACTGCCTGCCTGAGCTGGAGTTTGCCCTCAACCATCGGGACCTGCCGGATGTCGACATGTTCGACTTCACCTGCATGACACGTTCAGAGAATGCAGCACTGGTGCGGGAGCACAACGGGAGCCGTCTGCTCATAGGGCTGGTGGGCGACTGCTTGGTGGAG CCCTTCTGGCCGCTGGGCACCGGGGTGGCCAGGGGCTTCCTTGCTGCCTTCGATGCAGCATGGATGGTGCGGCGGTGGGCAGCTGGGACACCCCCGCTGGAGGTGCTGGCTGAAAG AGAGAGCATCTACCAGCACCTTTCGCAGACATCCCCAGACAACACCAACAAGAACATCAGTCAGTACAGCATCGACCCGACCACGCGCTACTCCAACATCAACCTGCAGGCCATCAAAGCCAGCCAG GTCAAGGACCTTTACCTCGTGGGCATGGCGGAGGTGGACCACAAGAGCAAGAGTGACAACCGGCTCAGCATCG cccctggagctgtctgtgaagagctgctgagctggtgCCAGGCCAGCACTGCTGGATACCCTGGTGTGGCTGTGACCAACTTCAGCACCTCCTGGAGCAGTGGCTTGGCCCTCTGCGCCCTCATCCACCGCTTCCGTCCAGACCTGGT GGACTTTGACTCTGTGGATCCTCAGGATGCCGTTCAGACCCACCAGGCTATGCTGGACatagcagagcaggagctgggcatcCAGCCTGTCCTCTCCAGTGCTGAGATGGCCACCATGACAGGGCCTGACCATCTGGACCTCATTACCTACCTCAGCCACTTCTATCAAGTTTTCAGGAGCTCTCCAg AGGTGGAGGTCAGCAAGAAGTCACTGTCTCCCCATCACACTCGAGGGGccatcctcttcctcagcaAGCTGCAGAAGAGCCGGAACCTGGCACACAAACGTGCCCAG AACAGTGCCCAGAAGGACACTGAGGCCAAGAGGAGCCGCAGGGATGCTGAG CAGGACACGGGGCTGGATGGAGACACTCCGGACACTGCCCACAAGGTGCCACAAACCAGCGTGATGGACCCAGGGCAGGTTGGTCCTCGTGTCACCTTGGGATGGGGGtccagctcagggcagctggGCACTGGGGGAGCAccaagggctggcagagccAAGCCAAGGGCTGGGACCAGGGCTGCACAAGCGAACGCCCACAggttcccagctcctccctgcctgtTTCCTGACCCAACTGGTTTTCTGGAGCCAAGACTTGCCGCTCCCTCACCCACCTCAAGCACCCAGACGCAGCGCTGCGAGAGGGGCAAAGCCCTGCCCCGTGCCCCCATGGCTGCCGGCACAgccacagggcagggcaggtgcCAGGCCCCCGGTGCCACCCCAGCCTGTCCTCTCCCCCTGCAGCCTCCGAGGGAGAGGACAGGGGAGAACAGTGATGCCTGCTACATCTGTGGCCGCCGTGTCTACATCCTGGAGCGAGCCAGCGCCGAGGGACGCTTCTTCCACCGCGGCTGCTTCCAGTGCCAGCGCTGCGGGGCCACGCTGCGCCTGGGCGACTACGCCTTCAACGAGGAGGATG GTCATTTTTACTGCTCGCTGCACTACCCCAATCCACCCAGCACGGACCTGCCCCAGGATGAGGCTTCAGCACTGCTTGATGGG GATGTTGATGCTGCTGCCCACCCACCCTCAGATGCTGGATGCTCATGTGTGTCCCCCATGGAGTGGGCACCCAGTCCACTTCAGCCCACTCCAGCAGCCGCACAGGCAGGGGAAGAGCCTGGGGAAATTGAGGACACTGCAGATGTTGGTGAcatggaggagcaggagctgctggcacagcctggggggGATGTGAGGGAAGAGGAGGTTCCCAGAGTGGAGCCCCAAGAGACAGcagaggagggtgaggagagtgggggcaggaggaagatCATCCTTACACCACTGGAGAAGCTCAGTCTATCCACGCTGAACCTCACTGGTGAAGCAGAGCCCGAGCCTCCACTGAAGCCAGATTGTCTGCATCTCCAAGCAGCACCTGAggccctccctgccctgtggcaAGGACAAGGTGcctggaaggaggaggaggagaaaattgACATGGAGAAAG ATTTGGAAGAGAGTGacagtgaggaggaggagaaagaggaggaggaaggcacaGGTCTTGGCATCATGAAAGAGCTG TACCCAGACCCCAGAGAAGAGGAGAAATACCCCACCTGGAAGCGCACATTGGCCCGCCGGGCCAGGGAATCCCAGATGAAGAGGTTCTGCAGAGCCCAG GCCATCCAGAGGCGGCTGGAGGAGATTGAAGTGACTTTCCGGGAACTGGAGCAGCAGGGCATCAAGTTGGAGAAGTTACTCCGGGATGAGAATG AGAGCCTGGCTGaccagcagacacagtggacAAACCAGCTGCTGTACCTGGTCCAGAAGAAGAACAACTTGATGACCGAGGAGTCAGACCTCATGATTGC gGTGCAGGAACTgaagctggaggagcagcagtgccagcttgATGAGAAGCTCCGGAGTTACATGAACAAGGAGG ATACCCTGAAGACAGCTGAGGATGAGAAAGCTGAGCAGGAGATCCTGAAGCAGCTGGTGGAGGTGGTGAATAAGCGGAACGTCCTCATCCAGTTGCAGGAGGAGAAGCGGCTCAGCGAGCTGCGGGCTTGA
- the MICAL1 gene encoding F-actin-monooxygenase MICAL1 isoform X4: MSVPANELGNPAHAIFERFLRAGECREVLACFVELCQQLGLQGSGLQLYHGLKAALNYWNAKALWSKLDKKAGHKDYDQGTACAGTKCLVVGAGPCGLREAIELALLGARVVLLEKRDSFSRNNVLHLWPFTIHDLRALGAKKFYGRFCTGTLDHISIRQLQLILLKVALLLGVEVHTNVRFEGLAPPTGKAGGWQAVLQPSSSPLTHYEFDVLISAGGGKFVPEGFKRKETRGKLAIGITTNFINRHSRAEVEVAEISGVARIYNQKFFQNLYNKTGIDLENIVYYKDDTHYFVMTAKKQSLLKKGVILQDKADIESLLSPENVNRDALLSYAKEAANFSTNYCLPELEFALNHRDLPDVDMFDFTCMTRSENAALVREHNGSRLLIGLVGDCLVEPFWPLGTGVARGFLAAFDAAWMVRRWAAGTPPLEVLAERESIYQHLSQTSPDNTNKNISQYSIDPTTRYSNINLQAIKASQVKDLYLVGMAEVDHKSKSDNRLSIAAPGAVCEELLSWCQASTAGYPGVAVTNFSTSWSSGLALCALIHRFRPDLVDFDSVDPQDAVQTHQAMLDIAEQELGIQPVLSSAEMATMTGPDHLDLITYLSHFYQVFRSSPEVEVSKKSLSPHHTRGAILFLSKLQKSRNLAHKRAQNSAQKDTEAKRSRRDAEPPRERTGENSDACYICGRRVYILERASAEGRFFHRGCFQCQRCGATLRLGDYAFNEEDGHFYCSLHYPNPPSTDLPQDEASALLDGDVDAAAHPPSDAGCSCVSPMEWAPSPLQPTPAAAQAGEEPGEIEDTADVGDMEEQELLAQPGGDVREEEVPRVEPQETAEEGEESGGRRKIILTPLEKLSLSTLNLTGEAEPEPPLKPDCLHLQAAPEALPALWQGQGAWKEEEEKIDMEKDLEESDSEEEEKEEEEGTGLGIMKELYPDPREEEKYPTWKRTLARRARESQMKRFCRAQAIQRRLEEIEVTFRELEQQGIKLEKLLRDENESLADQQTQWTNQLLYLVQKKNNLMTEESDLMIAVQELKLEEQQCQLDEKLRSYMNKEDTLKTAEDEKAEQEILKQLVEVVNKRNVLIQLQEEKRLSELRA; this comes from the exons ATGAGTGTGCCGGCCAACGAGCTGGGCAACCCGGCCCATGCCATCTTTGAGAGGTTCCTGCGTGCCGGGGAGTGCCGAGAGGTGCTGGCCTGCTTTGTGGAGCTATgtcagcagctggggctgcagggcagcgGGCTACAGCTATACCACGGCCTCAAGGCTGCCCTCAACTACTGGAATGCCAAGGCCCTGTGGAGCAAGCTGGATAAGAAAGCTGGGCACAAGGACTATGACCAAGGCACAGCCTGCGCTGGCACCAAG TGCCTGGTGGTGGGCGCTGGCCCCTGCGGGCTTCGGGAGGCCATTGAGCTGGCGCTGCTGGGTGCCCGCgtggtgctgctggagaaaCGCGACTCCTTCTCCCGCAACAATGTCCTGCACCTCTGGCCCTTCACCATCCATGACCTGCGGGCGCTGGGCGCCAAGAAGTTCTACGGACGCTTCTGCACTGGCACACTGGACCATATCA gTATCCGGCAGCTCCAGCTGATCCTGCTGAAGGTGGCTTTGCTCCTGGGGGTGGAGGTACACACGAATGTGAGGTTCGAGGGCCTTGCTCCCCCCACGGGCAAGGCAG gtggctggcaggctgtgctgcagcccagtTCCTCTCCCCTCACCCACTATGAATTCGACGTCCTCATCTCAGCTGGCGGTGGCAAATTTGTCCCTGAAG GGTTCAAGCGGAAGGAGACGCGTGGGAAATTGGCCATTGGCATCACCACCAACTTCATCAACCGCCACAGCCGGGCTGAGGTGGAGGTGGCTGAGATCAGTGGCGTGGCCCGAATCTACAACCAGAAGTTCTTCCAGAACCTGTACAACAAAACGG GCATTGACCTGGAAAACATAGTGTACTACAAGGATGACACTCACTATTTCGTCATGACGGCCAAGAAGCAGAGCCTGCTCAAGAAAGGGGTCATCCTTCAG GACAAAGCAGACATTGAGAGCCTCCTGTCCCCAGAGAATGTGAACCGGGACGCCCTCCTTAGCTATGCCAAAGAAGCTGCCAACTTCTCCACCAACTACTGCCTGCCTGAGCTGGAGTTTGCCCTCAACCATCGGGACCTGCCGGATGTCGACATGTTCGACTTCACCTGCATGACACGTTCAGAGAATGCAGCACTGGTGCGGGAGCACAACGGGAGCCGTCTGCTCATAGGGCTGGTGGGCGACTGCTTGGTGGAG CCCTTCTGGCCGCTGGGCACCGGGGTGGCCAGGGGCTTCCTTGCTGCCTTCGATGCAGCATGGATGGTGCGGCGGTGGGCAGCTGGGACACCCCCGCTGGAGGTGCTGGCTGAAAG AGAGAGCATCTACCAGCACCTTTCGCAGACATCCCCAGACAACACCAACAAGAACATCAGTCAGTACAGCATCGACCCGACCACGCGCTACTCCAACATCAACCTGCAGGCCATCAAAGCCAGCCAG GTCAAGGACCTTTACCTCGTGGGCATGGCGGAGGTGGACCACAAGAGCAAGAGTGACAACCGGCTCAGCATCG cagcccctggagctgtctgtgaagagctgctgagctggtgCCAGGCCAGCACTGCTGGATACCCTGGTGTGGCTGTGACCAACTTCAGCACCTCCTGGAGCAGTGGCTTGGCCCTCTGCGCCCTCATCCACCGCTTCCGTCCAGACCTGGT GGACTTTGACTCTGTGGATCCTCAGGATGCCGTTCAGACCCACCAGGCTATGCTGGACatagcagagcaggagctgggcatcCAGCCTGTCCTCTCCAGTGCTGAGATGGCCACCATGACAGGGCCTGACCATCTGGACCTCATTACCTACCTCAGCCACTTCTATCAAGTTTTCAGGAGCTCTCCAg AGGTGGAGGTCAGCAAGAAGTCACTGTCTCCCCATCACACTCGAGGGGccatcctcttcctcagcaAGCTGCAGAAGAGCCGGAACCTGGCACACAAACGTGCCCAG AACAGTGCCCAGAAGGACACTGAGGCCAAGAGGAGCCGCAGGGATGCTGAG CCTCCGAGGGAGAGGACAGGGGAGAACAGTGATGCCTGCTACATCTGTGGCCGCCGTGTCTACATCCTGGAGCGAGCCAGCGCCGAGGGACGCTTCTTCCACCGCGGCTGCTTCCAGTGCCAGCGCTGCGGGGCCACGCTGCGCCTGGGCGACTACGCCTTCAACGAGGAGGATG GTCATTTTTACTGCTCGCTGCACTACCCCAATCCACCCAGCACGGACCTGCCCCAGGATGAGGCTTCAGCACTGCTTGATGGG GATGTTGATGCTGCTGCCCACCCACCCTCAGATGCTGGATGCTCATGTGTGTCCCCCATGGAGTGGGCACCCAGTCCACTTCAGCCCACTCCAGCAGCCGCACAGGCAGGGGAAGAGCCTGGGGAAATTGAGGACACTGCAGATGTTGGTGAcatggaggagcaggagctgctggcacagcctggggggGATGTGAGGGAAGAGGAGGTTCCCAGAGTGGAGCCCCAAGAGACAGcagaggagggtgaggagagtgggggcaggaggaagatCATCCTTACACCACTGGAGAAGCTCAGTCTATCCACGCTGAACCTCACTGGTGAAGCAGAGCCCGAGCCTCCACTGAAGCCAGATTGTCTGCATCTCCAAGCAGCACCTGAggccctccctgccctgtggcaAGGACAAGGTGcctggaaggaggaggaggagaaaattgACATGGAGAAAG ATTTGGAAGAGAGTGacagtgaggaggaggagaaagaggaggaggaaggcacaGGTCTTGGCATCATGAAAGAGCTG TACCCAGACCCCAGAGAAGAGGAGAAATACCCCACCTGGAAGCGCACATTGGCCCGCCGGGCCAGGGAATCCCAGATGAAGAGGTTCTGCAGAGCCCAG GCCATCCAGAGGCGGCTGGAGGAGATTGAAGTGACTTTCCGGGAACTGGAGCAGCAGGGCATCAAGTTGGAGAAGTTACTCCGGGATGAGAATG AGAGCCTGGCTGaccagcagacacagtggacAAACCAGCTGCTGTACCTGGTCCAGAAGAAGAACAACTTGATGACCGAGGAGTCAGACCTCATGATTGC gGTGCAGGAACTgaagctggaggagcagcagtgccagcttgATGAGAAGCTCCGGAGTTACATGAACAAGGAGG ATACCCTGAAGACAGCTGAGGATGAGAAAGCTGAGCAGGAGATCCTGAAGCAGCTGGTGGAGGTGGTGAATAAGCGGAACGTCCTCATCCAGTTGCAGGAGGAGAAGCGGCTCAGCGAGCTGCGGGCTTGA